From Diospyros lotus cultivar Yz01 chromosome 4, ASM1463336v1, whole genome shotgun sequence, a single genomic window includes:
- the LOC127799507 gene encoding cullin-1-like, whose product MTMAERKTIDLEQGWDFMQKGITKLKNILEGLPEPQFSSEDYMMLYTTIYNMCTQKPPHDYSQQLYDKYRESFEEYITSTVLPSLREKHDEFMLRELVKRWSNHKVMVRWLSRFFHYLDRYFIARRSLPALNEVGLTCFREFVYLELNGKVRDAVISLIDQEREGEQIDRALLKNVSDIFVEIGMGHMDYYENDFEAAMLKDTAAYYSIKASSWILEDSCPDYMLKAEECLKREKDRVSHYLHSSSEPKLLEKVQHELLSVYATQLLEKEHSGCHALLRDDKVEDLSRMYRLFSKIPRGLDPVSSIFKQHVTAEGTALVKQAEDAASNKKAEKKDTVSLQEQVFVRKVIELHDKYLAYVNNCFMNHTLFHKALKEAFEIFCNKGVSGSSSAELLATFCDNILKKGGSEKLSDEAIEETLEKVVKLLAYISDKDLFAEFYRKKLARRLLFDKSANDEHERSILTKLKQQCGGQFTSKMEGMVTDLTLARENQAIFEVYLNGNPDANPGIDLTVTVLTTGFWPSYKSFDLNLPAEMVVCVEVFKEFYQTKTKHRKLTWIYSLGTCNITGKFEPKTMELIVTTYQASALLLFNAADRLSYQEIMTQLNLTDDDVVRLLHSLSCAKYKILNKEPNTKTISPTDYFEFNSKFTDKMKRIKIPLPPVDEKKKVIEDVDKDRRYAIDASIVRIMKSRKVLGHQQLVMECVEQLGRMFKPDFKAIKKRIEDLITRDYLERDKDNPNLFRYLA is encoded by the exons ATGACCATGGCTGAGCGGAAGACGATTGACTTAGAACAAGGATGGGATTTTATGCAGAAAGGGATTACAAAACTGAAGAACATTCTAGAAGGACTGCCAGAGCCTCAGTTCAGCTCCGAGGACTATATGATGCTCTATAC AACCATCTATAATATGTGCACACAAAAGCCTCCTCATGATTACTCTCAGCAGCTGTATGATAAGTACCGGGAATCTTTTGAAGAGTACATTACTTCAACG GTATTGCCTTCTCTGAGGGAGAAGCACGATGAGTTCATGTTGAGAGAGCTTGTGAAGAGATGGTCAAACCACAAAGTCATGGTCAGGTGGCTTTCTCGATTTTTCCATTATCTTGACCGGTACTTCATTGCTCGGCGGTCACTTCCAGCACTTAATGAAGTTGGACTCACTTGCTTCCGTGAGTTT GTCTACCTCGAGTTAAATGGTAAAGTAAGGGATGCTGTGATATCTCTG ATTGATCAAGAACGTGAAGGAGAACAGATTGACCGAGCTTTATTAAAAAATGTGTCGGACATATTTGTTGAGATTGGAATGGGGCATATGGATTATTATGAGAATGACTTTGAAGCAGCCATGCTTAAAGATACCGCTGCTTATTATTCTATAAAGGCTTCAAGCTGGATCCTGGAAGATTCCTGTCCAGATTACATGTTGAAG GCTGAGGAGTGTTTGAAACGAGAGAAGGATAGGGTGTCACATTATCTACATTCTAGTAGTGAGCCAAAGCTGCTTGAG AAAGTTCAACATGAACTGTTATCTGTGTATGCAACCCAACTGCTTGAGAAGGAGCACTCAGGATGCCATGCATTGCTTAGGGATGACAAG GTGGAGGATTTATCAAGGATGTATAGGCTCTTTTCTAAAATACCCCGAGGATTAGACCCTGTTTCTAGCATATTTAAACAG CATGTTACTGCTGAAGGGACAGCCTTGGTTAAACAAGCAGAAGATGCAGCCAGCAATAAGAAG GCAGAAAAGAAAGATACGGTCAGTCTGCAGGAACAG GTTTTTGTTAGAAAAGTGATTGAGCTACATGACAAGTACCTGGCATACGTGAATAACTGCTTCATGAACCATACCCTTTTCCACAAG GCGCTCAAGGAAGCTTTTGAAATCTTCTGCAACAAGGGTGTTTCTGGAAGCTCCAGTGCAGAACTATTAGCCACATTTTGTGATAACATTCTAAAGAAAGGCGGGAGTGAGAAATTGAGTGATGAAGCCATTGAGGAAACACTCGAGAAG GTAGTCAAGCTGCTTGCTTATATTAGCGATAAGGATCTGTTTGCTGAATTCTACAG AAAAAAGCTTGCTCGGCGCTTACTTTTTGACAAGAGTGCTAATGATGAACATGAAAGAAGTATTTTGACAAAGCTGAAGCAGCAGTGTGGTGGGCAGTTCACATCAAAGATGGAGGGCAT GGTCACAGATTTGACTTTAGCTAGGGAAAATCAAGCAATCTTTGAGGTTTATCTCAATGGCAATCCCGACGCAAATCCTGGGATTGACCTGACTGTTACTGTCTTGACCACTGGCTTTTGGCCAAGTTACAAATCTTTTGACCTCAACCTTCCAGCAGAGATG GTTGTGTGTGTTGAAGTTTTCAAAGAATTCTATCAAACAAAAACTAAGCACAGAAAACTTACATGGATATACTCACTTGGCACGTGTAACATCACTGGAAAATTTGAACCCAAAACTATGGAGCTCATTGTGACAACTTATCAG GCTTCTGCTCTACTGCTTTTTAATGCTGCAGACAGATTGAGTTATCAGGAAATCATGACTCAGTTGAACTTGACAGATGATGATGTTGTCAGACTGCTGCATTCTCTTTCATGTGCCAAGTATAAGATCCTTAATAAAGAGCCAAACACAAAAACAATCTCTCCAACTGATTACTTTGAGTTCAACTCTAAGTTCACTGACAAGATGAAAAGAATTAAG ATTCCTCTCCCTCCTGTTGATGAGAAGAAAAAGGTGATTGAAGATGTCGATAAGGATAGAAGATATGCCATTGATGCTTCAATTGTGCGTATCATGAAGAGTCGAAAAGTTCTGGGCCACCAGCAGTTGGTTATGGAGTGTGTTGAGCAGTTAGGCCGCATGTTCAAG CCCGACTTCAAAGCAATCAAGAAGAGGATTGAAGATCTGATCACCCGTGACTATCTGGAAAGGGACAAGGACAACCCGAACCTGTTCAGGTACTTGGCATGA
- the LOC127798811 gene encoding protein SRG1: protein MVKVAISPINVGHIDDVQELRKAKTTAIPRRFVRDEDERPSLAIAIPSFTSSTLPVVDLSKLVRGSKDELQSEISKLAASCEEWGFFQVVNHGVDLGLLESTEKVAMEFFRLPLEEKQKYPMVPGTVQGYGQAFVFSEDQKLDWCNMFALGVEPHFIRVPKLWPTKPPKFSEIVEEYSGEIRRLCQKLLGFVAMSLGLKKDTFEEMFGVAVQAVRMNYYPPCPRPDLVLGLSPHSDGSALTVLQQREGSSVGLQILKDNTWVPVQPIPNALIINIGDTLEVLTNGRYKSVEHRAVADKEKDRLSIVTFYAPSYEIELGPIPELVNEGSPCKYKRYNHGEYSKHYVTNKLQGKKTLDFAKVETTYTS from the exons ATGGTCAAAGTAGCCATTTCTCCCATCAATGTTGGCCACATTGATGATGTCCAAGAACTCAGAAAGGCCAAAACAACTGCCATTCCCAGAAGATTCGTCCGGGATGAGGATGAAAGGCCATCACTTGCCATAGCTATTCCATCTTTTACCAGCAGCACACTACCAGTTGTTGATTTATCCAAGCTTGTAAGGGGTAGCAAAGATGAGTTGCAGAGTGAAATCTCAAAGCTTGCAGCTTCCTGTGAAGAGTGGGGATTCTTTCAG GTTGTGAACCATGGGGTTGATCTGGGCTTGCTTGAGAGCACTGAGAAGGtggccatggaatttttcaGGTTGCCTTTGGAGGAGAAGCAGAAGTACCCAATGGTGCCAGGGACTGTTCAGGGATATGGCCAGGCTTTTGTCTTCTCAGAGGACCAGAAGCTGGACTGGTGCAACATGTTTGCCCTAGGAGTAGAGCCGCATTTCATCCGAGTCCCAAAACTCTGGCCTACAAAGCCACCTAAATTCAG TGAAATTGTGGAGGAATACTCTGGGGAGATACGAAGGCTGTGCCAAAAGCTGCTTGGTTTTGTAGCTATGAGCCTTGGGCTGAAAAAGGACACCTTTGAAGAGATGTTTGGGGTTGCGGTGCAAGCTGTGAGGATGAACTACTATCCACCATGTCCAAGGCCAGACCTGGTTCTGGGTCTAAGCCCTCATTCAGATGGAAGTGCTCTCACAGTGCTGCAGCAGAGAGAGGGCAGTTCAGTAGGCCTTCAGATTCTTAAAGACAACACTTGGGTGCCTGTTCAACCTATTCCAAATGCCCTCATCATCAACATTGGTGATACCCTAGAA GTTCTAACTAATGGGAGATACAAAAGTGTGGAGCATAGAGCAGTTGCTGACAAGGAAAAAGACAGGCTCTCAATTGTCACATTCTATGCCCCAAGTTATGAGATAGAGCTTGGCCCAATTCCAGAATTGGTAAATGAGGGCAGCCCTTGCAAGTATAAAAGGTACAACCACGGAGAGTACAGCAAGCACTATGTCACTAACAAGCTGCAAGGCAAGAAAACACTGGATTTTGCCAAGGTGGAAACCACATACACATCATGA
- the LOC127800066 gene encoding pentatricopeptide repeat-containing protein At4g15720 has translation MFCRQPQAPRFPLNLTDMPLRQSLHFAIKSFFPSRQNKLSNFHTKTYIVQQLQACEDSVSLTSEHTRVIRSGFSGDTFTANHLMNGYVRLRKIGEAHQVFDEMLDRNVVSWTSLMAGYVDTGQPRVALWLFGRMAWSLVAPNSFTFATVVNACSMLADLTTGKQVHAQVEIFGFQSNLVVCSSLIDMYGKSNDVDEARLVFNLMGCRNVVSWTSMITAYSQNGQGCDALELFREFYILRLGCPNDFMLASVLNACASLGRLVTGKVTHGAVIRGGHDWNDVVATALVDMYAKCGCLDYSNKVFCKIQNPSVIPYTSMIVGAAKYGLGKLSLELFQEMTERRISPNDVTFIGVLHACSHSGLVDEGLDYLNTMYHKHSIVPNTKHYTCVVDMLGRTGRLDEAYNMAKCIQVKSDDRALLWGTLLSNSRLHGRVDIAVEASKWLIESNQQVAAAYVTMSNTYALAGRWENVRSIRSEMKRNGVSKEPGCSWIEIKDHTYIFYAGDVSSCPKGDEVVSLLKELEGRMKERGYVGGSMGLVFVDVEEETREEIVGLHSERLALGFGLISIPKGVTVRVMKNLRMCRDCHEAFKLISEIVGRDFVVRDVNRFHHFRGGSCTCRDFW, from the coding sequence ATGTTTTGTCGGCAGCCTCAAGCCCCCCGTTTCCCTTTGAACCTGACGGATATGCCTTTAAGGCAAAGTCTCCATTTTGCCATCAAATCCTTCTTTCCCTCCCGCCAAAATAAACTGTCAAATTTCCATACCAAAACCTACATAGTTCAACAGCTTCAAGCTTGTGAAGATTCTGTTTCTCTAACCTCAGAACATACCAGAGTTATAAGGTCTGGATTCTCAGGTGATACCTTCACCGCCAACCATCTCATGAATGGCTACGTCAGGCTTCGGAAAATTGGCGAGGCCCATCAAGTGTTTGATGAAATGCTTGACCGAAATGTTGTGTCTTGGACTTCGCTCATGGCCGGTTATGTCGACACTGGTCAGCCTAGAGTAGCTCTCTGGCTGTTTGGGAGAATGGCGTGGAGCTTGGTTGCTCCCAATTCTTTCACCTTTGCGACTGTTGTTAACGCTTGTTCAATGCTTGCTGACCTCACAACTGGGAAGCAAGTCCATGCCCAGGTTGAGATTTTTGGTTTCCAATCAAACCTTGTGGTGTGCTCTTCTCTGATTGACATGTACGGTAAATCCAATGACGTCGATGAAGCTCGCCTGGTCTTTAACTTAATGGGGTGCAGAAATGTTGTTTCTTGGACTTCAATGATCACGGCATACTCACAGAATGGACAAGGCTGTGATGCCCTTGAACTATTTAGAGAATTTTACATTTTGAGATTGGGTTGCCCGAATGATTTTATGCTGGCCAGTGTGCTCAATGCTTGTGCAAGCTTAGGCAGGCTAGTGACCGGGAAAGTCACGCATGGAGCTGTGATTCGAGGCGGGCATGATTGGAATGATGTGGTGGCGACTGCACTTGTTGACATGTATGCAAAATGTGGTTGCCTCGATTATTCCAACAAGGTGTTctgcaaaattcaaaatccatCCGTGATTCCCTACACTTCAATGATTGTGGGAGCTGCAAAATATGGTCTAGGTAAATTATCCCTTGAACTCTTTCAAGAAATGACTGAGAGGAGAATAAGTCCCAATGATGTCACCTTTATAGGAGTCCTTCATGCTTGCAGCCATTCGGGTCTTGTTGATGAAGGTCTTGACTACTTGAACACCATGTATCACAAGCACAGCATAGTTCCCAACACCAAGCATTACACCTGTGTCGTTGATATGCTGGGCCGAACTGGAAGGCTTGACGAGGCTTACAACATGGCTAAGTGCATTCAAGTGAAATCAGATGACAGGGCTCTGTTGTGGGGAACACTTCTTTCAAATAGTAGGCTTCATGGGAGGGTAGACATTGCCGTGGAAGCTAGCAAGTGGCTCATCGAATCAAACCAACAGGTTGCCGCTGCATATGTCACAATGTCAAACACCTATGCATTGGCCGGAAGGTGGGAGAATGTTCGCAGTATTCGTTCTGAAATGAAGCGCAATGGAGTTTCTAAAGAACCGGGCTGTAGCTGGATTGAGATCAAGGATCATACTTACATTTTCTACGCTGGAGATGTGTCTTCTTGCCCCAAAGGAGATGAAGTGGTGAGTTTGTTGAAAGAATTGGAGGGGAGAATGAAGGAACGGGGATATGTGGGAGGTAGTATGGGGCTGGTGTTTGTTGACGTGGAAGAAGAAACCAGAGAGGAAATAGTTGGTCTGCACAGTGAAAGACTGGCTCTGGGTTTTGGGCTAATTAGCATACCCAAGGGAGTGACTGTTAGAGTAATGAAGAACTTGAGAATGTGCAGGGACTGTCATGAGGCTTTCAAGCTGATTAGTGAGATAGTGGGGAGAGATTTTGTTGTTAGAGATGTAAATAGATTTCATCATTTTAGAGGCGGTTCTTGCACTTGCAGGGACTTCTGGTGA